The following are from one region of the Mycolicibacterium helvum genome:
- a CDS encoding Ig-like domain-containing protein — MSALAGWNPITADNSPIKQLSVTLMATLEAARRQSDAVESRVTAALTSITAPLNQLFHNLSDSTPTLTYDASTNTPGQYGAVNGQVIGSDPDGDTLTYSVRRSPKSGSVVLNSDGSFTYTPDAAMRASGGVDTFTVTVSDARNNPLHLHGIGTLLAADFGHTASVQVTVLVQPAQAGEINPLATPQELEFEKRVARIVNSPLVQLAKIVLKIAWPMTAKKFFANVNGPDQTNLDQIDAAINSFAAFAAMTSLNRDPYNPKINPNELPQHTWYGVTGRDIRALYDNPDTTYRIIPMSSDSVYVVTGKFITGHMPVDTTFSVLVGTDGKTASTLSASDLDIAPDGSYTITLDSNPTAPGQKNHIQLPSGATGIVVRDTLLDWDTETATQLSVQRVSGPADNVFHELGLTSLPVVGRALQEIGAALARVGVARSGSLPEVYYNAYAALITLVSGAVWYQQRWAGLTTTDPSTGELRPPNELSQPASAGSDTLATQLQSLGYFQLNDGQTLVVTVDPGNAGYFVVPVTNEWTVTNNYWDYQTSLNNSQAVANPDGTYTFVISKTDPGVANWVSTGGLDQGTLFLRFQALDPNSTDKPAVSAQVVPIDGLGTVLPPTTVYVTPEERAAQIASRQAGFNRRFAPYPQV; from the coding sequence GTGTCAGCTCTGGCCGGATGGAATCCGATCACCGCAGACAACTCGCCGATCAAGCAGCTGTCGGTCACCTTGATGGCAACCCTGGAGGCGGCCCGCCGCCAATCGGACGCTGTCGAGTCACGGGTGACCGCCGCGCTCACATCGATCACCGCACCGTTGAATCAGCTCTTCCACAATCTGTCCGACAGCACCCCGACTCTCACGTACGACGCATCCACCAACACACCGGGTCAGTACGGAGCCGTCAACGGCCAGGTCATCGGATCCGACCCCGACGGCGACACGCTCACCTACTCGGTGCGCAGGTCCCCTAAGAGTGGTTCGGTAGTCCTGAACTCCGACGGTTCATTCACCTACACACCCGATGCCGCTATGCGAGCCAGCGGCGGGGTCGACACCTTCACCGTCACCGTTAGCGACGCACGGAATAACCCGCTTCACCTCCACGGGATAGGCACCTTGCTCGCCGCGGACTTCGGTCACACCGCGAGTGTGCAGGTGACAGTGCTGGTGCAACCGGCGCAGGCGGGCGAAATTAACCCCCTCGCAACGCCCCAGGAACTCGAATTCGAAAAACGTGTCGCCAGGATCGTGAATTCGCCTCTCGTACAACTGGCGAAGATCGTCCTCAAGATCGCGTGGCCGATGACTGCGAAAAAGTTCTTCGCCAACGTCAACGGGCCCGACCAAACCAACCTCGACCAAATCGATGCAGCGATTAACTCGTTCGCCGCATTCGCGGCGATGACCTCCCTGAATCGCGACCCTTACAACCCGAAAATCAACCCGAACGAGCTTCCCCAGCACACGTGGTACGGCGTGACGGGTAGGGATATCCGCGCCCTCTATGACAATCCGGACACCACCTACCGCATCATCCCGATGAGCTCCGACTCCGTCTATGTAGTCACCGGGAAATTCATCACCGGGCATATGCCCGTAGACACCACCTTCAGCGTGTTGGTCGGGACTGATGGCAAAACTGCTTCGACACTGTCGGCCAGCGACCTCGATATTGCACCCGACGGCAGCTACACGATCACGCTCGATTCGAATCCGACTGCGCCAGGCCAGAAGAACCATATCCAGCTCCCCTCGGGCGCCACCGGTATCGTTGTTCGCGACACTCTGTTGGATTGGGACACCGAGACCGCGACCCAACTGTCCGTCCAACGGGTCAGTGGCCCGGCCGACAACGTTTTCCATGAACTCGGCCTGACCTCACTGCCCGTGGTTGGGCGGGCACTGCAGGAAATCGGTGCCGCACTGGCTCGAGTCGGCGTCGCGCGTTCAGGGTCGCTGCCTGAGGTGTATTACAACGCGTATGCGGCCCTGATCACCCTTGTCAGCGGCGCCGTTTGGTATCAACAACGTTGGGCGGGCCTGACCACGACAGATCCGAGCACGGGAGAATTGAGACCGCCGAACGAACTCTCGCAGCCGGCCTCAGCCGGCTCGGACACCCTCGCGACCCAGTTGCAGAGCCTCGGCTACTTCCAGCTCAATGATGGCCAGACGCTGGTCGTGACGGTCGATCCTGGCAATGCCGGATACTTCGTTGTTCCCGTCACCAATGAATGGACTGTCACGAACAACTACTGGGACTACCAGACGAGCCTGAATAATTCGCAGGCCGTGGCTAATCCAGATGGAACCTATACCTTCGTGATCTCGAAGACGGATCCCGGCGTCGCCAACTGGGTCTCCACCGGCGGTCTCGATCAGGGGACGCTGTTTCTCCGGTTCCAGGCCCTCGACCCGAACTCTACTGATAAGCCTGCTGTTTCAGCTCAGGTTGTGCCGATCGACGGGCTGGGGACCGTACTGCCGCCTACCACTGTGTACGTAACGCCAGAAGAGCGCGCCGCCCAGATCGCTTCTCGCCAAGCGGGTTTCAATCGTCGGTTCGCACCTTACCCACAGGTGTAA
- a CDS encoding sensor domain-containing diguanylate cyclase encodes MGGVTPHLGVEVNLARWGRAVAVVVLVVAALDWVGWATGIESLTRVYRTWPHMVPWTALWLAALAAAILVQTGQPARGRVWAGRGMAVVVGIGAVVVIAEYVSGRSLGLDQVWFGDAVRTLQSSWPGRPSPLTALAVLLLAAAVALTRVDRGRIWVVWSVCVVGSAAIPSVGVTAYVFGAMALVDVTPSTGMAMSTAVALLLLAVATLVARPDRLPLAWLIARPDWVALVRLYGLAVGFVILVALSRLTFLALGSSQNAAFVLSLVVGTVLAVVAGFRLRHQEQSLLKDRAEAETRYHILADNAVDIIVHLRGSRVVWISPSVEFALGGPPQSWIGAGFRGRIHPDDLDPLADALHKIANGDSVMHRFRVRSLDGGYQWVDGHGKPYVDAEGNVDGLIAALRVADDRVKAEQLLERLARFDTLTGLANRAEAISRLESALAQPSTGGDHLGILFCDVDHFKTINDTWGHGIGDAVLATLATRISESVRHGDSVGRTGGDEMLVVLPGVHSIDEVAQIGEQIRRRAAEPIHESGITVYATLSIGATIADPGESVAVITARADAAMYQAKSSNRNVVVQVEPARRPRPTVR; translated from the coding sequence ATGGGTGGAGTCACTCCCCATCTGGGTGTCGAAGTGAATTTGGCGCGATGGGGCCGCGCCGTTGCAGTGGTCGTGCTGGTCGTTGCTGCCCTGGACTGGGTGGGCTGGGCGACCGGTATCGAGAGTTTGACGCGGGTCTATCGGACCTGGCCGCACATGGTGCCGTGGACCGCTCTATGGCTGGCCGCGCTGGCGGCGGCGATCCTGGTGCAGACTGGGCAGCCGGCTCGTGGGCGGGTCTGGGCCGGACGTGGCATGGCTGTGGTGGTGGGTATCGGTGCTGTTGTCGTCATTGCCGAGTACGTATCCGGTCGGTCGTTGGGCCTGGACCAGGTGTGGTTCGGAGACGCGGTGCGCACGTTGCAATCGTCCTGGCCGGGCCGTCCGAGTCCGTTGACGGCATTAGCGGTGCTACTCCTGGCCGCTGCGGTCGCGCTGACCCGAGTGGATCGTGGCCGGATCTGGGTGGTCTGGTCGGTGTGTGTCGTGGGTAGCGCGGCCATTCCATCCGTCGGCGTCACGGCCTACGTGTTCGGTGCGATGGCGCTGGTGGACGTGACGCCGTCCACCGGTATGGCGATGTCGACCGCCGTGGCGCTGCTGCTGCTCGCTGTGGCGACGCTCGTGGCGCGTCCTGACCGGCTTCCGCTGGCCTGGCTGATCGCCCGACCCGACTGGGTCGCACTGGTGCGGTTGTACGGTCTGGCCGTCGGCTTTGTGATCCTCGTGGCGCTGTCGAGGCTGACGTTCCTGGCCCTAGGCAGCAGCCAGAATGCGGCCTTTGTCCTCTCGCTGGTGGTGGGCACGGTTTTGGCGGTGGTGGCTGGGTTCCGATTGCGCCACCAGGAACAGAGTCTGCTGAAAGATCGCGCTGAGGCTGAGACGCGCTACCACATCCTGGCCGACAACGCCGTCGACATCATCGTTCACCTACGTGGCAGCCGGGTCGTGTGGATCTCGCCGTCGGTGGAGTTCGCGCTGGGCGGGCCACCCCAGTCGTGGATCGGTGCGGGCTTTCGCGGCCGCATCCACCCCGACGACCTCGACCCACTCGCCGACGCATTGCACAAGATCGCTAACGGCGACTCGGTGATGCACAGGTTCCGGGTGCGCTCCCTGGACGGTGGTTACCAGTGGGTCGACGGCCACGGAAAGCCCTATGTGGACGCTGAGGGCAACGTCGACGGACTGATCGCGGCGCTGCGCGTCGCCGATGATCGGGTCAAGGCCGAGCAACTACTCGAACGGTTGGCCCGGTTCGACACATTGACCGGGTTAGCGAATCGGGCCGAGGCGATCAGCCGCCTTGAGTCCGCATTGGCGCAGCCGTCCACTGGTGGAGACCACCTCGGCATTCTGTTCTGCGATGTCGATCACTTCAAGACCATCAACGACACCTGGGGACACGGCATCGGCGACGCAGTCCTCGCAACGTTGGCCACCCGTATCAGTGAATCTGTCCGTCACGGAGACTCGGTCGGGCGGACCGGAGGTGACGAGATGCTCGTCGTGCTGCCCGGTGTCCACAGCATCGACGAGGTCGCCCAGATCGGTGAGCAGATTCGCCGTCGGGCCGCCGAACCTATCCACGAATCCGGGATCACCGTCTATGCGACGTTGAGCATCGGTGCCACCATCGCTGACCCCGGCGAGTCTGTTGCCGTGATCACCGCCCGCGCCGATGCAGCTATGTACCAGGCCAAGTCAAGCAACAGGAACGTTGTCGTCCAGGTCGAACCAGCCCGGAGACCGCGGCCAACAGTTCGGTAA
- a CDS encoding PE family protein, protein MSGPAASSVSGWYPGALLRFFVGDGTASNPNGGILIGNGYSWTAQSCPTGSCTGGRAGLIGSGGAGYNGGNGGSAVLFGRGGDGGAGMSAGVNGGNGGHGGLIAGNGGDGGVGGVGANGGNGGGTGLLSVFGNGGAGGRGGSGTNGSDGADGTAGTDGTGGSKDGGSGTAGTNGGNGVKGGNGGNGGDGSWIWGQGGAAGSGGSGGTGGDGGKGGAGGTGYSALLTGPGGAGGDGAQGGNGGTGADGGTAGSAGTGRLLLLFALAGASGSAGSAGTGGDGGNGGLGGAAGSGYGLGGFNGGKGGAGGDRGVGGTGAANGIGGNGANGGAGGSATGINDVAGAGSGGAGGDAGLGGLVAGNGGKGGDATATGASVSSSAGTGGHGGNGSIGNGGNGGGGGNATSTGDDSTAFGGKGGDGGQSTQASGGNAGAGGSATLVGKLVSGTGGKVAATGGDGGIGGAGTVAGGIGGNGGAASSTGNDTIAGAGNGGNGGAGGVGGAAGSGGNATMVGDSNNYFYTGSFGGYGGIGGAGTTGNGGAGGASGNATTTAVTATSTQPLNAFAGGPTYLNPDRAKGGDSTSATGGAGGAGGVATLFGLSPGGVSFGGTGGNGGNGGGAGGVGGGGGSAVATATGTAEVHGGAGGGGGNGGTGNGGNGGGGGAATAVATATGGDGGGGGNSTGGGTGKGGFGGGGGTATGTPAVPGADGPNGAPPPV, encoded by the coding sequence GTGTCCGGCCCGGCAGCGTCTTCGGTGAGCGGTTGGTATCCGGGCGCACTCCTGCGGTTCTTCGTCGGTGACGGCACCGCCTCGAACCCCAACGGCGGCATCCTGATCGGCAACGGCTACAGCTGGACCGCGCAGAGTTGCCCGACGGGTTCCTGCACCGGCGGCCGCGCCGGCCTTATTGGCAGCGGAGGTGCCGGATACAACGGTGGCAACGGCGGTTCGGCGGTCTTGTTCGGCAGAGGTGGGGACGGCGGCGCGGGTATGTCGGCCGGCGTCAACGGCGGCAACGGTGGCCACGGCGGCCTGATCGCGGGGAACGGCGGTGACGGTGGCGTCGGTGGCGTGGGCGCCAACGGCGGCAACGGCGGCGGCACCGGCCTGCTCTCAGTGTTCGGCAACGGCGGCGCCGGCGGCCGCGGCGGTAGTGGCACCAACGGCAGCGACGGCGCCGACGGCACGGCCGGCACCGACGGGACCGGCGGGTCCAAGGATGGCGGCAGCGGTACGGCCGGCACCAACGGCGGCAACGGCGTCAAGGGCGGCAACGGGGGTAATGGTGGCGACGGCAGTTGGATCTGGGGCCAAGGCGGGGCGGCTGGGTCCGGCGGCTCCGGCGGAACCGGTGGCGACGGCGGTAAGGGCGGTGCCGGCGGCACCGGCTACTCCGCGCTACTGACCGGACCAGGCGGCGCCGGAGGCGATGGCGCCCAGGGCGGCAACGGTGGCACCGGCGCCGACGGTGGCACCGCGGGCAGTGCGGGCACCGGCCGCCTCCTCCTTTTGTTCGCCCTGGCGGGCGCCTCGGGCAGCGCGGGCAGCGCGGGCACCGGTGGCGACGGCGGCAACGGCGGTCTGGGTGGGGCGGCCGGATCCGGGTACGGCCTCGGCGGTTTCAACGGCGGTAAGGGCGGCGCCGGTGGCGACCGCGGTGTCGGCGGAACCGGCGCTGCCAACGGGATTGGCGGAAACGGCGCCAACGGTGGTGCCGGCGGCAGCGCCACCGGGATAAACGATGTCGCCGGTGCCGGTAGCGGTGGCGCTGGCGGCGACGCCGGCCTCGGCGGCCTGGTGGCCGGAAACGGCGGCAAGGGTGGCGACGCGACGGCCACCGGCGCTAGCGTCTCGTCGTCCGCTGGTACCGGCGGTCATGGCGGCAACGGTTCAATTGGCAACGGCGGCAACGGCGGTGGCGGTGGTAATGCGACATCGACCGGAGACGACTCCACCGCGTTTGGTGGTAAGGGCGGCGATGGTGGCCAATCCACTCAAGCCAGCGGCGGCAACGCCGGCGCCGGCGGTAGCGCCACGCTGGTCGGAAAGCTCGTCTCCGGCACTGGCGGCAAAGTCGCGGCGACTGGCGGCGATGGTGGCATCGGAGGTGCCGGCACGGTGGCCGGCGGTATTGGCGGTAACGGCGGTGCGGCGTCGTCGACCGGGAATGACACCATTGCGGGGGCCGGCAATGGCGGTAACGGTGGTGCCGGCGGTGTCGGTGGTGCGGCCGGTAGCGGCGGCAACGCCACCATGGTCGGTGACTCGAACAATTACTTCTACACCGGTTCATTCGGCGGTTACGGCGGTATCGGCGGCGCCGGCACGACCGGGAACGGCGGCGCCGGCGGTGCCTCTGGCAACGCGACAACGACCGCTGTGACCGCCACGAGCACTCAGCCCCTCAACGCCTTCGCTGGTGGACCCACTTACCTAAACCCCGACCGTGCCAAGGGCGGCGACTCGACCAGCGCCACCGGCGGTGCCGGTGGCGCTGGCGGTGTCGCCACCCTGTTCGGCTTGTCGCCGGGCGGCGTCAGCTTCGGCGGTACGGGCGGCAACGGTGGTAACGGCGGTGGTGCCGGAGGTGTCGGTGGTGGTGGCGGCAGCGCGGTGGCGACGGCCACCGGTACCGCCGAAGTCCACGGTGGTGCGGGCGGCGGTGGCGGCAATGGTGGCACCGGTAACGGTGGCAACGGCGGTGGCGGCGGCGCTGCGACAGCGGTGGCGACCGCCACCGGCGGTGACGGTGGTGGCGGCGGTAACTCCACCGGCGGTGGCACCGGCAAGGGCGGCTTCGGTGGTGGCGGCGGCACCGCCACCGGAACACCCGCCGTCCCAGGCGCCGACGGCCCTAACGGCGCACCGCCACCGGTGTAA
- a CDS encoding biliverdin-producing heme oxygenase: MGRASKGGPEGGSPGPAELGLSRTLRDRTVQAHRAAEAAMRLDFGRLDAPGYLTVLNGLLVFHTAVAEFSRETIAQELGPNVALLCRELSLRADIGLMSQWSPAAADDGCPPQPGPVFADRLRGGRDERIGAAYVAAGSVLGGRIIAANLAASGGRVFPRSFFNADGLDVGRLWHDFKMALDDFGTSGADSARVIAGALAAYALFSDLLSRPDASSGAA; encoded by the coding sequence GTGGGTCGTGCCAGTAAGGGCGGACCCGAGGGCGGTTCGCCCGGGCCAGCAGAATTGGGCCTTTCGCGGACTCTTCGTGACCGCACAGTGCAGGCGCATCGTGCCGCCGAGGCGGCCATGCGTCTCGACTTCGGCCGCCTTGATGCGCCGGGATACCTGACTGTGCTCAACGGGTTGCTGGTTTTCCACACTGCAGTGGCGGAGTTCAGTCGGGAGACGATCGCACAAGAGTTGGGCCCGAACGTGGCGCTGCTGTGCCGGGAGCTGTCGCTGAGAGCCGATATCGGGTTGATGTCGCAGTGGTCGCCGGCCGCCGCTGATGACGGCTGTCCTCCTCAGCCCGGGCCTGTCTTCGCCGACCGGCTGCGTGGTGGCCGAGACGAGAGGATCGGTGCCGCATACGTTGCGGCCGGATCAGTCCTCGGCGGGCGCATAATCGCTGCGAACCTCGCCGCTTCCGGGGGCCGCGTGTTCCCGCGATCCTTCTTTAATGCTGACGGACTCGACGTCGGCCGGCTCTGGCACGACTTCAAGATGGCACTGGATGACTTCGGGACATCCGGGGCGGACTCCGCGCGAGTAATAGCGGGCGCGCTAGCTGCTTACGCGTTGTTCAGCGACCTTTTGAGCCGGCCGGACGCCTCATCGGGAGCGGCCTGA
- a CDS encoding sensor domain-containing diguanylate cyclase, which produces MDAQSPSRAQALVDCASEQLHLSGRIQAHGVLVAADLRDRRITYASANTSELIGVQAVDLFDSPVTSIFSDEEQPRVEQAIEQTGYRPSSPDLYAVHMTVPPGGKVDVILHRVGEQIVIEIERAHGDDQANLVPVLYASQALAEVTGVSEVEGAVASAVRTLTGFDRAMVYRFDEDEHGEIVAEDCLPGLVRYLGHHFPASDIPSQARQIYIRKASRYIPDVAEGDIPVIASPRMAGTSLDLSRAALRSVSPLHLEYMRNMKTAASVSFSMADGGRLTRLVSCTSEHPRWLSRWRRRACELVVLQAKLQLSAAAQISRLSDAASSESIRTRLRVAMQTAPDIAEGLTADSGDLLELCQADGAAASADGQYRSIGVVPSEDAVRRLVSELRTVGLPGAPWCTDRLSLSTANSLGVVGCLFVAVGARDDFVVWFRRDRPRTLRWLGDPHDHSAGMINPRKSFDTWLEHVSGTSAPWTPADLHAAQLVAHDIESAELSRAQAQLAHLGLYDSLTGLPNRRHLSSRVATMLSAATPENPVAAIFIDLDLFKEVNDEFGHETGDCVLRESARRIAEVTRTGDAFLKCTDAADPPAGRLGGDEFLVLLPGTDAAGATAVADRIRQSFLEPISIRPDLQLTISAAIGVAVAVAPEEPHHLLRRADAAMYRNKRRRR; this is translated from the coding sequence ATGGATGCCCAATCACCTTCGCGCGCACAGGCTCTGGTCGATTGCGCAAGTGAGCAGCTGCACCTTTCGGGCCGGATCCAAGCCCATGGAGTGCTGGTTGCGGCCGATCTGCGCGATCGCCGCATCACATACGCCAGCGCCAACACTTCTGAGTTGATCGGGGTCCAGGCGGTTGACCTCTTCGATTCGCCGGTGACGAGCATCTTCTCCGACGAAGAACAGCCGCGGGTCGAGCAGGCGATCGAGCAGACCGGCTACCGACCGTCGTCGCCCGATCTGTATGCGGTGCACATGACAGTTCCTCCCGGCGGCAAGGTCGATGTGATTCTGCATCGGGTCGGCGAGCAGATCGTCATCGAGATCGAGAGGGCGCATGGCGACGATCAAGCCAACCTCGTCCCAGTTCTCTACGCTTCGCAGGCGCTTGCCGAGGTGACGGGTGTGTCCGAAGTTGAGGGGGCTGTTGCGAGCGCGGTGCGCACACTGACCGGATTCGACCGCGCGATGGTGTACCGGTTCGATGAAGACGAGCACGGAGAGATCGTCGCCGAGGATTGTCTTCCAGGACTGGTTCGATACCTAGGGCATCACTTTCCGGCGAGCGACATTCCGTCCCAAGCCCGTCAGATTTACATCCGCAAAGCGTCGCGCTACATACCCGATGTCGCCGAGGGTGATATCCCGGTGATTGCATCGCCGCGCATGGCCGGAACGAGTCTTGACCTCAGCCGCGCTGCGCTGCGCAGTGTTTCGCCCCTACACCTCGAATACATGCGCAATATGAAGACAGCAGCCAGCGTTTCGTTCTCAATGGCCGACGGCGGCCGGCTGACGCGGCTCGTGTCGTGCACATCTGAACATCCACGGTGGCTCTCGCGCTGGCGACGTCGGGCGTGTGAGCTGGTAGTCCTGCAGGCGAAACTCCAGCTCTCGGCGGCGGCACAGATTTCCAGACTGAGCGATGCAGCGAGCAGCGAATCCATCCGGACCCGACTCAGGGTCGCGATGCAGACCGCGCCCGATATCGCCGAAGGACTCACGGCGGATTCCGGCGACCTGCTGGAGCTGTGCCAGGCAGACGGCGCAGCCGCATCTGCGGACGGGCAGTACCGGTCGATCGGCGTGGTGCCATCCGAGGATGCCGTGCGAAGACTCGTAAGCGAACTCCGCACCGTCGGACTCCCGGGTGCGCCGTGGTGCACCGACCGATTATCGCTATCGACGGCGAACTCTCTTGGCGTCGTTGGCTGTTTGTTCGTTGCGGTTGGCGCGCGGGATGATTTCGTGGTCTGGTTTCGGCGAGACCGTCCGCGAACGCTGCGCTGGCTCGGGGATCCGCACGATCACTCCGCGGGAATGATCAATCCGCGCAAGTCATTCGACACGTGGCTGGAGCACGTCAGCGGCACGAGTGCGCCATGGACACCCGCCGACCTACACGCGGCGCAACTGGTGGCACATGACATCGAATCGGCCGAGTTGAGCCGAGCCCAGGCGCAACTCGCACACCTCGGCTTGTACGACTCTCTGACGGGGCTACCCAATCGCCGCCATCTGAGCAGTCGAGTGGCCACCATGCTGTCGGCGGCAACACCAGAGAATCCAGTGGCCGCCATCTTCATTGATCTCGACCTCTTCAAGGAAGTCAACGACGAGTTTGGTCACGAAACCGGCGACTGCGTGCTGCGCGAGTCGGCGCGGCGCATTGCCGAGGTAACTCGCACCGGGGACGCCTTCCTGAAATGCACCGACGCGGCGGATCCGCCGGCGGGCAGACTCGGCGGTGACGAGTTCCTCGTGCTGCTGCCGGGGACGGACGCCGCCGGCGCCACGGCGGTTGCCGACCGGATCCGGCAGTCGTTCCTGGAGCCGATTTCCATCCGCCCAGATCTCCAGTTGACGATAAGCGCGGCGATTGGCGTGGCGGTGGCGGTGGCGCCTGAAGAACCGCACCATTTGCTGAGACGGGCTGACGCTGCCATGTATCGAAACAAGCGGCGGCGGCGATGA
- a CDS encoding arylsulfatase: MPTDGSALPFPAAPPASSAGYTLAESTHQRRVEPRHLPEDAPNVLVVLLDDVGFGLSDVVGGEVRTPAFRRVAENGICYNTFHTTSICSPTRAALLTGRNHHRVHSGTIAERAVDWDGYTGVIGKDTATVAEVLRHYGYCTSAFGKWHNSPATQTTAMGPFDRWPTGHGFDYFYGFIAGETSQWEPRLYQNLNPIEPPEREGYHLSEDLADNAISWLRQHRAYAADRPFFMYWAPGAAHGPHHVAKEWADRYQGAFDDGWDAYRERVFARQKTTGWIPAEAELTPRADSMQGWADIPAEQRPFQRRLMEVFAGFLEHVDVQVNRILDELDQQGLAENTMVIYIFGDNGSSAEGQRDSISELLAQNGIPTTVDDQLGALNTLGGLDALGSPKTDNMYHAGWAWAGNTPFHHTKLVASHFGGTRNPMAISWPRRITPDGAIRGQFHHVNDITPTIYEILGITAPEIVDGHDQKPLDGVSLAYTFDHADEPGRKSLQYFENAASRGVYQDGWYACAFGPFVPWDTAGTAARMAAWNAETEPWELYYLPEDFSQANDLAGEQPQKLAELKELFKEVSRDNLVWPVGAGLWLRAHPEDRVCSPYTRWRLDTSCTRMPEFTAPGLGRQDSRVDIAVTLPDNASGVLYALGGFSGGLTLFMDDGQLVYEYNLLIVDRYQARSAASIPGGSHVITVTTVFASPAPMAPAMVTLRVNGAEVGSVAVARTVPAAFTASETFGVGVDLGSPVSPDYFDRRPFRFTGTIDYVDVEVFPPGTSA, encoded by the coding sequence ATGCCAACCGACGGATCGGCACTTCCGTTTCCCGCGGCGCCGCCGGCCAGCTCGGCCGGATACACACTGGCCGAATCGACCCATCAGCGCCGCGTCGAGCCGCGGCACCTTCCTGAGGACGCACCGAATGTCCTCGTCGTTCTCCTCGACGACGTGGGGTTCGGCCTCTCCGATGTAGTGGGCGGCGAGGTGCGGACCCCGGCATTCCGACGAGTCGCCGAAAACGGCATCTGCTACAACACTTTTCACACCACCTCGATCTGCTCCCCGACCCGGGCGGCGCTGCTTACCGGCCGCAACCACCACCGCGTGCACTCCGGGACGATCGCCGAGCGAGCCGTGGACTGGGATGGCTACACCGGAGTGATCGGCAAGGACACCGCCACCGTGGCAGAGGTGCTGCGCCACTACGGCTACTGCACGTCGGCATTCGGCAAGTGGCACAACTCCCCCGCCACCCAGACCACGGCGATGGGGCCGTTCGACCGCTGGCCGACCGGGCACGGCTTCGACTACTTCTACGGGTTCATCGCCGGCGAGACGTCGCAATGGGAACCTCGGCTCTACCAGAACCTCAACCCGATCGAACCGCCGGAGCGGGAGGGCTACCACCTCTCCGAAGACCTGGCCGACAACGCGATCTCCTGGCTGCGGCAACACCGGGCCTACGCCGCCGACCGCCCGTTCTTCATGTACTGGGCGCCCGGCGCCGCGCATGGACCCCACCACGTCGCCAAGGAATGGGCCGACAGATACCAGGGCGCTTTCGACGACGGCTGGGACGCCTACCGCGAGCGAGTCTTCGCCCGGCAGAAGACGACAGGATGGATCCCCGCCGAAGCAGAGCTGACGCCGCGGGCCGACAGCATGCAGGGTTGGGCCGACATCCCCGCGGAGCAGCGCCCATTCCAGCGGCGGCTGATGGAGGTGTTCGCCGGTTTTCTCGAGCACGTCGACGTTCAGGTCAACCGGATCCTCGACGAACTGGATCAGCAGGGCCTCGCCGAGAACACCATGGTCATCTACATCTTCGGCGACAACGGGTCCAGCGCCGAGGGTCAACGCGACAGCATCAGCGAGCTGCTGGCCCAGAACGGCATTCCGACCACCGTCGACGACCAACTGGGCGCCCTCAACACCTTGGGCGGACTTGACGCCCTGGGTTCGCCGAAAACCGACAACATGTATCACGCGGGCTGGGCATGGGCGGGGAATACGCCGTTCCATCACACCAAGCTGGTGGCTAGTCACTTCGGCGGCACCCGGAACCCGATGGCGATCTCCTGGCCGCGCCGGATCACCCCGGACGGTGCGATCCGTGGCCAGTTCCACCACGTCAACGACATCACGCCCACCATCTACGAGATCCTCGGCATCACAGCGCCGGAGATTGTCGACGGTCACGATCAGAAGCCGCTCGACGGAGTCAGCCTGGCCTACACCTTCGACCACGCCGACGAGCCGGGCCGCAAATCATTGCAGTACTTCGAGAACGCCGCCAGTCGCGGCGTCTACCAAGATGGTTGGTACGCATGCGCATTCGGGCCCTTCGTGCCCTGGGACACCGCCGGCACCGCCGCGCGGATGGCCGCTTGGAACGCCGAGACCGAACCATGGGAGCTCTATTACCTGCCCGAGGACTTCTCCCAAGCCAACGATCTCGCCGGCGAGCAACCGCAGAAGTTGGCCGAACTCAAGGAGCTGTTCAAGGAGGTGTCACGGGACAATCTGGTGTGGCCGGTCGGCGCGGGGTTGTGGTTACGCGCCCACCCCGAGGACCGCGTCTGCTCGCCGTACACGCGGTGGCGCTTAGACACGTCCTGCACCCGGATGCCGGAGTTCACCGCGCCGGGCCTGGGCCGCCAGGACAGCCGCGTCGACATTGCAGTGACCCTGCCTGACAACGCATCCGGCGTGCTGTATGCCCTCGGTGGATTCTCCGGAGGACTGACCTTGTTCATGGACGACGGCCAGCTGGTCTATGAATACAACTTGCTGATCGTCGATCGCTACCAAGCCCGCAGCGCCGCATCGATCCCCGGCGGTTCGCACGTCATCACTGTCACCACCGTATTCGCCTCACCGGCGCCAATGGCGCCGGCGATGGTGACCCTCAGAGTCAACGGCGCCGAGGTCGGCAGTGTCGCGGTGGCGCGCACCGTTCCCGCAGCCTTCACTGCCAGCGAAACCTTCGGCGTCGGAGTGGATCTCGGATCGCCAGTGTCCCCCGACTACTTCGACCGCCGCCCGTTCCGGTTCACCGGGACGATCGATTACGTCGACGTCGAGGTATTCCCACCCGGCACGAGCGCCTGA